TTTTTAATTGCCTTTTCACATCGTTTTTGCTCTTACTGCAgcttatttatactttttttaacCGGAAGCAAGCTGCGCAAACAGAATGATAATGGCAATTAATTCCTACTTGactaaaaaataatcatagaATATTTATAGTTGTTTTTTATCGGAAATTGTggataaatattgttttttttttccaaaccCAACCacgtaattatttttacactTACTTtatcaacaaatataataagaaCAGCTTTCCAATCTGTTACAATATGAAAAAATCGtatattgtatttgatttgcaaatattacgtatacttTTATTACTCAAATGACTACGAAAATATGACGTATACGTAGTTTATTATagtgaacaaaaataaatcacgtATATGTACGTATTTTATTGCACGCAACATAAATATATCACGCATacgtattttattatatatgtacgaTAAGAATGACTAAAGATATTTTTATCTCTGTTTCACATACCCAAATCTCTTTCCATAACTATTTAGTTGTATTTTGCGAGGTATGCCAGAAGTCAACCCatgtaaaaataatgttgaaaTACAAGCTCTTATCAAATATTCAAGCGCATATTTGCCATGATGAGTGAAGTCCTTTGCATTCATTGCACTTCAAAGTGAATAAAATGCACTTCAgagtaaaattcaaataatacgCAAAAATAACtcgaaaaaaactaaataaagttttaaatgttaataaagaaaaatgccGGTTGATGTATTCGACAATGAAATGCTAACTGAGCAATCAAATTAAGTActgtgaaatatttcaaatgtttaattaactttaagAGAATGTTAGAAATGTTAATTAACTTTCGTAGGCATTAGTCAAGGCGAAaactaacaaatatttatggaaaCTATGCAAGATGTCATACACagagtatttcacagtcggTCAGCTTCGAATCAAAGCGCAGTACGAGCATTTTTACTTGTTGTCACCACTTTAGTAGACGCCACTCCCCGCAATTCGCGTCTGTCCCTTTGCCCGACTAAAGAGTGGgttttgaatttttcatttggCATAGCTTGGCGAAAGCATTTCGCGTAGAGAGCGCAGGGGAGAGAGCGACCCGCCGCGTCGGCTTGATTATGAGCTGCTGGAAACTGCTGTCAGCCTGAAGGTCGCCCCTCTTTCGCTTGCCTGCTGCCACCCACTGGCGCTCAGTTCGCTTAAAGCGCGCTCGCATCGTGGACTAAAATTGAggcattttgttgtcgttgccatcgttggttggttggtgCTGCACGGCGcgcaatttcattttggggCGCCAATTATATGGCATGGCCCATTAGGACGTTGCCTGGTCCACAACAGGCCATGAAAGGGCAATTAACCTTATTGTGTACACGTAATGAGCATTATGCAGATTTTCGGAACAACcttttcattgaaattttcTGTCGCCAACACaaaatgaagagaaaaaaacaagaatgtAATAAATGTATCGTTTCATTTCTCGTTGCAGGTGGGAAATTGCGTGGGCAAGCGAAATTATCggttcttttatttgtttctagTCTCACTGGCATTTTTAGCCGTATTTATATTCTCGTGCTCTGTGACGCATTTAGTTTTATGTGAGTACACTTTCAAATTCGGTTGATGATCAAATTATCAATTATCGTCGTATTATCATTTATTGCAGTGATGAAAACCGAACAGGAGGTCTTCGAAGTAATAAAGAAGGCGCCATTTACTGTGATTGTTGTGttcatttgtttcttttcgaTCTGGTCGGTGATCGGGTTGGCTGGATTCCATACATACCTGACGACCAGCGACCAGACAACGAATGAGGATGTGAGTAAagcttttaaatttcaaatttggtctgctgtctgtccgtccgtgtGTATTAATGTCGATTAATTCTTAAGTCTGGCAGCCAACTTGTTAAAACTGGCAACaactttgtgtttttattatagtaAGTAAATGTTTTATTGTCAGCCTTAAATAGTGATTACATGCTATAGGAAGCAtcctttaaaatataaaggcTTTATTTGTGTTGCCAGTGTATTCAGCCTGCGGCTTGCCGTAGCTCACTTCGCATTCGTTGCGCCCTTTAATCActgcacatttgcatttacagCTCAAAGGATCGTTCTCGTCGAAGGGCGGGCCACGCACCCAGAATCCCTATTCCCGAGGCAACATTTGCCTGAACTGTTGCCACATATTGTGCGGTCCCATGACGCCCTCACTGATCGACAGGTAAGTTGAGATGGCAGCAACTGTAAACGACTGAGCGACCACAACAAGTAACACAATTTTGTTCGGATGCAGACGCGGCATTGCCACGGACGAGTACATACAGCAGATGCATCATTCCAGCCCGCGGCACGCACTGAGCGATGTCATCAGCGCCTCGCAAATGGTGACCACAGCACAGCCGATGCTGGGCGGTGGCATGGGCGTCATTGGTGGCATCAGTGGAGCGGGCGGTGGCGTTAACATTGGAGGCGCTGGCGTCGGTGGCGAGCTGAAGCCGCGCTTCTACGATGAGGTAAGCGATTACAACGCTGACAGCGTAATATATCCGAGcaccttctctctctctctctctctctcactcacgcTCCATAATCCATAATCAACCAAATCAATGAAATCTAAATGTCTCGGCACAATTTGCTTGCttccaacaaaaaacaaaaaaatacaaattgaactCTGtaaatctctctctctatatctaAACTATCTAACTATCTATCGTACGATGAACTTTAAGTATATAATGCACCTGATTTTTGACGCTCTGTTCTTTCtaccttcttctttttttggtttttggtcaAATATTCTTCTGTTTTGGTAACAAACTCGTTAAAACTCACcacacgaacaacaacaatcaaaaacAACCACCACGCAACAAATTCACATCAAATTCatctctataaatatatatatatacaaaaatatatatacactgaACGTAATCAGTCGAATCCCTCCTCCTCGACATTGGAGAGCAACGGTGTGGCCGCTGCAACAACCGGAGCAGCCAATGGCCACGGACATGGCCATGGGCATGGTCACGGGAACGGCTTCGACCGACCACCCAGCTATGATACGCTCCAGAACGGTAAGTCCAAGTCGCgccggcagcagcatcagcgcTGCTCGCTGCAAACACTGTTGCCAGCCAGTGCACAGCAACAGTTCAAAgccaacaaacacaaacaactcaAACACCCAACACAacaccatcaacaacaatcgcaacaagtgcaactgcaaccgcATCACAAGCAACAACTGATGGCCGCCGAGCTGCAGTTGCATCTGCAACAAGAGGCGCTAGCCAGTGGCATGGCAACGCCGCCATCGCTGCAACGTTCGCCGGCCACATCGTCGTATCGGCTGAACCTGAAGCGCTCGCTGCATTTGCCACTGACGCCGTCGTACGACCCACGCAACTCGCCGCTGCCGCTTCTGCATCATCATGTGCACTCGCAGCAGACCACGGCCATTGGCAGCGTCtcggcagcagcggcggcagctgccGCCCAACTCGCCGCCGCTGCAGGTGGCGGAGTGAGCGGAGTCGGTGGTGGCTCCTCATCGTCGGCGACAACGGCGCCCACATCGGCCTCAATGGCCACAGCGCCGCCGGCGCTTGCACCGCGTCGCCCCTCGACGTTGCAGTTGCAGGGCAGCGCAGCGATCTCGGGCAGCCAAAGCACCGTGACGACCATACAGACGTCGGCCCCACAGCCACCGGCACCGACGGACTTCAAATACTATTCCCCGCAACGCAGCACCGACTCGAATCTGATGCGTAACTATCCATTCCCCAAGTCGGCGCGTGGCATGCGTCGGCAGTCGACGCAATCGGTGGACTCACAGAAGGTCAACATTGCCGGCTATCATCCGTTGCCCATGCGCACGCGGTACAAGCATCAGGAGGTGATGTTTGAGCTGAAGTCACCGACGAACCGGTTGACTATTCGAGAGTGTGATTTTGGCGGTGGCGGCGAACCCTGCGACGACGATCAGTCGATCAAGGACAGCCAGATCTTTCGTGTTAGTAAACGAAATCTTTATATGAATCATCGGTCGCCGTGGAAGGAGCGCGATCGTTACTCCAATCTCTATGAGTACTCTTTCAACATCGATCTCAATTCGATTATCGAGGATGCCGCGGGCAGTGATTCGTCCTAGTACGCAGCTCGCAAACCGCAACAAGCATTCGTCTTCAACACTGCCAccagcaccaccaccaccatcatcatttcgatcatcatcagcatcgcCATCGAAACCATTTACATCATCGGCTGTTGCGTAGTCTCAGTCATTGATTGGttgttaaacaataaaacGGCGCTCAATtcgtcgatgtcgatgtcgattcTCCGGCGGAAACTTGGCGCAATGCCTTCGATTCCTAATGCTGCTCGATGGAAATTTATTTCGCAAATTTCGTCTGATAATGATATacgtataaaaatatcaacaagACAAAATAGTTGTACAACTTCACAATTGGCTTCCGTGTGTCGCGCTTTTTTATAATTAGGCtagctaattaattaattgtagtgcattttatatttgtattatttcttgaatttgtGCACGCGTAGTTGCAGCAGAAAGAGTCGCGTTTGCCTTATGATTTGTGAtccaaaattgttgaaatacCCCCCGCCCCGCTCTTCCTAACTAGTACGTGTAGCTTCCcctttgtaaattttataaaaacttgGTTCATACAAACTTTTGCGTTTATTTAGCACCCTAAATCATAGGCCAGAAGGAACCACGCTGTCGCACCGCCTACTGCCAACACGAGAGCGGAGCGTCAGTGTGACCAAGTATTTTTCAGTTGTCGCAGCAACTAATCGaaacacctacacacacacacacactcacaaacacttgtgtatataccaaagtctatatacatacaatatatataaatgttaaaagtCCATATCCCGACGCCGCCACCTCCAATAGCGAATagaccaaaaccaaaaccaaatccACACTAAAGTAAAGTAAACCTAAAGCTAACAGAAAATTACAGCTTCGGCGTATCGAAGATAAAATACTCTTGCAGACAGGggattattaaaaataagaaagctaagCCCACAAATTAGCTTACTCCGTTCAAAAAACAATGAGTTTTTATACAATTACGAAAGGAATTGAGGATCACAATTAAATCGTAAACAATTTTACTTCAAAATTGCAGCCTTCTAACTCTTACCGTTCATATAAGACGTTTAGAACTTCCCAGTCttattgcaaaatgaaatttgggAAAAAACTTACTTCGTtgcaaaatcaataatatttaagaaaaaaccgCTGAACACGATCAAATTTCGAAAACAACCTCAATTAATAATTcagcctcctagctcttacAATTTGAGCTTTGAGaaatcaatcagtcagtcaagcacgcagttttttataagtatataataGAATGCTAAAAAGGAAGCCAATCCGATCCATtctaatatattatacatttgcTTACAATACAACTTTACAATGAGTTGAaatgaacaataaaaactaGGGAAGTTGCCACAAAACAGGCTTAGCTATATTGATACttaaatatgtgtgtttatCTAAAGAGGTTTATCATCGATTTCTTCAACTTGACTCCAATCTAATGACAAAATCCTCTGCAAGGGTATTAAGAAGAGAGCAAATCCATTGCCACGACCTTTGCATGTTGAGCTTGGTTCGTAGTGAATTGAgacttttaatttgtgttgaaTAACGAGTATTTAGCCCTTGATTTTGCCGGCAGTCACTTGTGCAATTtagttgaaaatttaatttgtaaggtttcaaaaaaattaaaatgaagaaaaaatgtaaacacacagcgacagacagacaattACACACATTTATGAAGttagcaaacaataaattgaatagcCAAACAACTGCCATTTATCGACAACAAAACCAGAGAAAAagtcaaagaaaaaaacattttgtttaacgTACTTTCATTTCGTCTTTTTACGaatcgaaaaatataaattcaataagaatttgatatcaattttaatagatatgtaattttaaaagaaaccaaaacaaaacaacaaagtcTAGTCTTACTAACTAAACAGATGCATTGGCATtgtaatgcaaacaaaaatattggaTATTTATTAGGTATCAAATTGCCAAGTGACTGCAAATATgtcaaaaaataagaaaatacataaataaatatgttaaaactgagagacaaatatttatacataaacaaatatataaactagttgtaaatgttaaaaaaaaacgaaaaccaaaaaaatagaGCTAATCCTCGATACTGAAGAGAACGCATTGGATTTTAAGTGAAATgataattacttaatttagAACAATAAGTCGGCTTACTGTAAAACGGCACATTGGAAGCATTAGCTTGTGCCCAGTCTTAAAGGCTATCAATGTTAAccataaacaatatatatatacacatatatattaatgaaaatgatatatatataaagattatatattatatatacataaatgagTTCCTTTTAGCAATGGAAAAGTTATGAAACGAATGCATACgtattgaataataaactgAAGACACttacacattcacacacagacaaacagacacacatatatataaataattatacctAAATGTTGGGCAATAAATGTACGCTATAAAGCATATTGAAATGTTAACGAATTAAATTGGAAATCAAGTAACGAATTGTATACACTAAGAGAGAAAACTAGAGTTAATTCCTACACACGCATCATATGTACACACTGAGAATTGAGATATACAATTATGTACACACTGACACTGAAGTGAAGATCTCGAGTGTACACACTGAAACAAGTCTACTatctcacatacacacacacacgtgcacaCAGCGGCAGTCGAATTTGGACGCCATTTTGTAAAAGTTGTGCGCTTCTTCTAGTTCGCTGTCAATCGCCGCCTTGTTTGAGTTCCAGTTGCGTGATATCATTTCATATCACATGAATTGAAAAGTcaagcaaataaacacacCTTccttttacacacacacacacacatacacactcgcGCACACACTAATGCCAAACTCTTTTCTATATCTTTCAATTTAACTTGACTATGGAACAACccaaacaaacgaaaaaaaaccaaataccataaaaaattTGTGTCTTGTAATTTAtctaaaaaccaaaaccaaaaaaaactttaacgCAATTGAGTGAAAGCTTTCGTGGGCCGCTTAAAACTAGAGTAAAACCTAACAAAATGCGTTATATGGCTCAATTGGGTGAGTTGCctcaagtaaaaaaaacacacataaagtaataaacattaaacgtttttgttgttgtacacGTAATGTAatggtaaaataaaattcaattaatcaaCGCTTACCTTAATTTCAAGAGCAGAGATTGTACTCCAAGTACTACCACAGTATTTTGATGCGGAATATTCTTTCAATCAGAATTCCCCCTGTACATTCAATCTCGATATCATTTCCAAGCTACCTTTTGTTGCTTAAACTTTAGTTCCTAAAAAAATGTTAGCAAAAAATCCAAAAcagtttattatttgcttaaatacaaaacaattcaACAACCACTCAGCcatctatatataaatatcaagtatacgaaCATCcgaaacatatttaaaaatcatgttacatttttggcaaagttttttattatcagtttatttatgcattggcaaattaaaattttaatacctattagtaaattgaaaactatttaaGCATGTGTTCCAATTGACACCACATTCATTAggcttacaaaaaaaaagtgtaattcattttagagaccaaaaaaaatagaagaaacaACAATACCAAACATGAAACCATATCACATAAatatctattttattatttgcattggCTAATTATTGATTTAAGTGCTTATCAAGCTggattatgtatttttaattatgttaattagtTATGTGAATTCCCCAGctccaaaaaaacaaaaaggataAACGCCGCCGCctgtcaaaataataataataataatttttcgcACATTTCGTTTCCAGTTGAGTTGTGTTTGAGTTTTGTGCGGccaaagtatattttaattacattttattgttcatttataatttgccACCTTTTTTTCAgcatttacaatttgttgcgtatttcaaaatacataGTTTGTTGTTAAATCCCGcagctaaaaacaaaagccaccaaacagtcacagcaacaacgacacaCAAAAATCTATCTATACCCACAAACACccacagcaaaataaaaaaaacaaaaataatactcgtatctcgaaattgaaatacgaattgaatttttaattagttgtcaaatttgttgtaatgagagtttttaacattttaaatgtttcacattaattatgtatgcaatttattgaaaatgcaataaatgttTCACTCACTAATCGTGCACTTATGTGCTCtgcttctccctctctctctctctttctctcctgtCGCTTTCTCATTCACAGGTAATTCCAATAGTTTAGCCCAGCTAGTTGACAACGAAATTCCATTGGCCCAAATGGATATGCCGTCGTACAGCCAGCAGACAGCAACACAGAGCCGTCAATTCCGGCACCACAAACAGCGACAGTTGTCCAACGGCGCCTCAACTGGAGGCGGCATCGGTGTCGGCGATTTGGCCTATGAGAATCAGCTGGCGGCAGCAGGCAGTGAGGATGAGCTGGACaatgctgatgttgttgtggtgggcGGCAACGAGGTGGTTGCTGCCGTGGCCGCCATCGCTGCCTCGAGCAAGGCGCGTGAGATGCGCAACCGCAACCGCAGTGGCAGTTACAGCAATCTCTTTGACGTCGACTTTGATGCAGCGGTCGTTAATTCACCGCTCTCCGACAACCACAAGTCGTCGTCCGGTGCTGCGCTACTCGCAGCTGCCATCAACGGTGACCAACATCCGCTTGCCAAGTCCGTTTCCCAGACGGAGAACATGTACAGCAATGTGCCGCAGGTTGCAAACTCAACGCCCACAGATGCCACTCTGCATGTCTACTCGAACATCATTGATGAGCGtgcccaacagcagcagcgacagcaatcCGAGCAGCTGCAGGCCACGACAGTGCTGTCATCAACGTTGCTCAGCGATGATCTCGATCTGGATGATCCGGTGAGCGCTTCCTTTGTGGGCGTCGGcggtcatcatcatcagcatcgaAAGACGGCGG
This is a stretch of genomic DNA from Drosophila albomicans strain 15112-1751.03 chromosome 3, ASM965048v2, whole genome shotgun sequence. It encodes these proteins:
- the LOC117567855 gene encoding palmitoyltransferase app isoform X3, coding for MNLLCCCCCSNMAPNQRVTRKWELFAGRNKFYCDGLLMSAPHTGVFYLTCILITGTSALFFAFDCPFLATRINPVIPIVGAVLYFFTMSSLLRTTFTDPGVIPRASNDEAAYIEKQIEVPNSLNSPTYRPPPRTKEVLVKGQTVKLKYCFTCKIFRPPRASHCSLCDNCVDRFDHHCPWVGNCVGKRNYRFFYLFLVSLAFLAVFIFSCSVTHLVLLMKTEQEVFEVIKKAPFTVIVVFICFFSIWSVIGLAGFHTYLTTSDQTTNEDLKGSFSSKGGPRTQNPYSRGNICLNCCHILCGPMTPSLIDRRGIATDEYIQQMHHSSPRHALSDVISASQMVTTAQPMLGGGMGVIGGISGAGGGVNIGGAGVGGELKPRFYDEVIPIV
- the LOC117567855 gene encoding palmitoyltransferase app isoform X1, which produces MNLLCCCCCSNMAPNQRVTRKWELFAGRNKFYCDGLLMSAPHTGVFYLTCILITGTSALFFAFDCPFLATRINPVIPIVGAVLYFFTMSSLLRTTFTDPGVIPRASNDEAAYIEKQIEVPNSLNSPTYRPPPRTKEVLVKGQTVKLKYCFTCKIFRPPRASHCSLCDNCVDRFDHHCPWVGNCVGKRNYRFFYLFLVSLAFLAVFIFSCSVTHLVLLMKTEQEVFEVIKKAPFTVIVVFICFFSIWSVIGLAGFHTYLTTSDQTTNEDLKGSFSSKGGPRTQNPYSRGNICLNCCHILCGPMTPSLIDRRGIATDEYIQQMHHSSPRHALSDVISASQMVTTAQPMLGGGMGVIGGISGAGGGVNIGGAGVGGELKPRFYDESNPSSSTLESNGVAAATTGAANGHGHGHGHGHGNGFDRPPSYDTLQNGKSKSRRQQHQRCSLQTLLPASAQQQFKANKHKQLKHPTQHHQQQSQQVQLQPHHKQQLMAAELQLHLQQEALASGMATPPSLQRSPATSSYRLNLKRSLHLPLTPSYDPRNSPLPLLHHHVHSQQTTAIGSVSAAAAAAAAQLAAAAGGGVSGVGGGSSSSATTAPTSASMATAPPALAPRRPSTLQLQGSAAISGSQSTVTTIQTSAPQPPAPTDFKYYSPQRSTDSNLMRNYPFPKSARGMRRQSTQSVDSQKVNIAGYHPLPMRTRYKHQEVMFELKSPTNRLTIRECDFGGGGEPCDDDQSIKDSQIFRVSKRNLYMNHRSPWKERDRYSNLYEYSFNIDLNSIIEDAAGSDSS
- the LOC117567855 gene encoding palmitoyltransferase app isoform X2, translated to MNLLCCCCCSNMAPNQRVTRKWELFAGRNKFYCDGLLMSAPHTGVFYLTCILITGTSALFFAFDCPFLATRINPVIPIVGAVLYFFTMSSLLRTTFTDPGVIPRASNDEAAYIEKQIEVPNSLNSPTYRPPPRTKEVLVKGQTVKLKYCFTCKIFRPPRASHCSLCDNCVDRFDHHCPWVGNCVGKRNYRFFYLFLVSLAFLAVFIFSCSVTHLVLLMKTEQEVFEVIKKAPFTVIVVFICFFSIWSVIGLAGFHTYLTTSDQTTNEDLKGSFSSKGGPRTQNPYSRGNICLNCCHILCGPMTPSLIDRRGIATDEYIQQMHHSSPRHALSDVISASQMVTTAQPMLGGGMGVIGGISGAGGGVNIGGAGVGGELKPRFYDESNPSSSTLESNGVAAATTGAANGHGHGHGHGHGNGFDRPPSYDTLQNGNSNSLAQLVDNEIPLAQMDMPSYSQQTATQSRQFRHHKQRQLSNGASTGGGIGVGDLAYENQLAAAGSEDELDNADVVVVGGNEVVAAVAAIAASSKAREMRNRNRSGSYSNLFDVDFDAAVVNSPLSDNHKSSSGAALLAAAINGDQHPLAKSVSQTENMYSNVPQVANSTPTDATLHVYSNIIDERAQQQQRQQSEQLQATTVLSSTLLSDDLDLDDPVSASFVGVGGHHHQHRKTAGDGAEQAKSADRLRMLHDTTMIDTALDLDSLDGSSMGNNSQSCLVKNAKATSNSAGVPIV